A stretch of the Polaribacter pacificus genome encodes the following:
- the murD gene encoding UDP-N-acetylmuramoyl-L-alanine--D-glutamate ligase has translation MERLVILGGGESGVGTALLGKQKGYDVFVSDQSAIKTKYKAVLVENEIAFEENGHSEEKIMSANLVMKSPGIPDSAPLVQALLTKGISVISEIEFAARYTKASIVGVTGSNGKTTTTLLCHHILKAANLSVGAAGNIGDSFAQQVAENKYDVYVLELSSFQLDGIVKFAPHIAIITNISPDHLDRYDYDYKKYIASKFRITENQTEEDYLIYDADDIAIKEWLENNKTKAKRVPFSLEQKLENGAFLNGDTIEIHLNTEEFKMSTTNLTLKGKHNIKNAMASAMAAQLLKVRKQTIKESMSSFEGAEHRLETVQKVREVLYINDSKATNVNATFYALECMDNPTVWIVGGVDKGNDYTDLLPLVREKVKAIVCLGVDNQKIISTFNNVVDVIVETAGAEEAVKVAAKIASKGDSVLLSPACASFDLFDNYEDRGRQFKKAVRTLL, from the coding sequence CAATAAAAACCAAGTACAAAGCTGTACTTGTAGAGAATGAAATTGCCTTTGAAGAAAATGGGCATAGTGAAGAAAAAATAATGAGTGCCAATTTGGTAATGAAGAGCCCCGGGATTCCGGATAGTGCTCCTTTGGTTCAAGCCTTGTTAACAAAGGGTATTTCTGTAATATCAGAGATAGAATTTGCTGCTAGGTATACCAAGGCAAGCATCGTTGGGGTTACAGGTTCAAATGGAAAGACCACAACCACATTGTTGTGTCATCATATTCTCAAAGCAGCAAATTTATCAGTAGGTGCTGCGGGAAATATCGGTGATAGTTTTGCGCAACAAGTGGCAGAAAATAAGTATGACGTCTATGTGTTAGAACTGAGTAGTTTTCAGTTGGATGGCATTGTGAAATTTGCTCCGCATATAGCGATTATAACAAACATAAGTCCAGATCATTTAGATCGATATGATTATGATTATAAAAAGTATATCGCGTCAAAATTTAGAATTACAGAAAATCAAACTGAAGAAGATTATTTAATCTATGATGCAGATGACATAGCCATTAAAGAATGGTTAGAAAATAATAAAACGAAAGCAAAACGAGTCCCATTTTCTCTTGAACAAAAATTGGAAAATGGAGCGTTTTTAAACGGAGATACTATAGAGATACATTTAAATACAGAAGAATTTAAAATGAGCACAACAAACTTAACATTAAAAGGAAAACACAATATAAAAAACGCGATGGCTTCGGCAATGGCAGCTCAATTGCTTAAGGTAAGAAAGCAAACCATTAAGGAGAGTATGTCAAGTTTTGAAGGGGCAGAACATCGTTTAGAGACGGTTCAAAAAGTTAGAGAGGTGCTCTATATTAATGATTCTAAAGCAACCAACGTAAATGCAACTTTTTACGCTTTGGAATGCATGGACAATCCAACCGTTTGGATCGTTGGAGGAGTGGATAAAGGAAACGATTATACTGATCTATTGCCATTGGTACGAGAAAAGGTAAAAGCCATTGTTTGTTTAGGTGTTGATAATCAAAAAATCATAAGCACTTTTAATAATGTGGTTGATGTCATCGTAGAAACTGCTGGGGCAGAAGAAGCGGTAAAAGTGGCCGCTAAAATTGCCAGCAAAGGAGATAGTGTTTTATTGTCGCCTGCTTGTGCAAGTTTTGATTTGTTTGATAATTATGAAGACAGAGGAAGACAATTTAAAAAAGCAGTTCGAACCTTATTGTAA
- a CDS encoding FtsW/RodA/SpoVE family cell cycle protein has product MGGLIKHIKGDRTIWSIVAILAIFSFMPVYSASTNLVYVVGSGSTFGYLIKHLVLLLMGFVIIYGVHKIPYRYFSGGSVLMLPVVIILLIFTLSQGTTIGGANASRWIKIPFVGIGFQTSTLAGLILMVYVARYLARHKEKEIVFKESLLQLWLPIALVLALILPANFSTTAIIFSMIMLLCFIGGYPLKYIGYIIGMGLAGLMLFILIAKAFPDAMSNRVQTWENRIESFSKADGVEGYQVKKAKIAIATGGLIGLGPGKSVQKNFLPQSSSDFIYAIIIEEFGLVGAFVVIFIYFLLLFRIVIAAKKARTIFASLLVIGVGLPIVFQAIINMAVASNLFPVTGQTLPLISSGGTSIWMTCFALGMILSVSASKDETEETILDDNPLNILHETL; this is encoded by the coding sequence ATGGGTGGATTAATTAAACATATAAAAGGAGATAGGACCATCTGGTCTATCGTGGCTATTCTAGCCATCTTTTCTTTTATGCCTGTCTACAGCGCAAGTACAAACTTGGTTTATGTTGTTGGCTCAGGGTCTACTTTTGGTTATTTGATTAAACACTTGGTCTTGTTATTAATGGGCTTTGTGATTATATATGGGGTGCATAAAATACCCTATCGATATTTTAGTGGAGGCTCGGTTTTGATGCTGCCTGTGGTTATAATCTTGTTGATTTTTACACTTTCTCAAGGAACTACAATTGGAGGAGCAAATGCTAGTAGATGGATTAAGATACCTTTTGTAGGTATTGGTTTTCAAACATCAACTTTGGCAGGGCTAATATTAATGGTATATGTAGCTAGATATTTAGCAAGACACAAAGAAAAAGAGATTGTGTTTAAAGAGAGTTTGTTGCAGTTATGGTTGCCGATAGCCTTGGTTTTGGCGCTTATTTTGCCAGCCAATTTTTCTACGACAGCGATTATTTTTAGTATGATTATGCTCTTGTGTTTTATTGGAGGGTATCCTTTAAAATACATAGGATATATTATTGGAATGGGCTTGGCCGGACTGATGTTATTTATCTTAATAGCAAAAGCCTTTCCAGATGCCATGAGTAATCGAGTTCAGACTTGGGAAAACAGAATTGAAAGCTTTTCAAAGGCTGATGGTGTAGAAGGCTATCAAGTTAAAAAGGCAAAAATAGCCATTGCTACTGGCGGTTTAATTGGATTAGGACCAGGAAAAAGTGTTCAAAAAAACTTTTTACCCCAATCTTCATCCGATTTTATTTACGCAATTATCATTGAAGAATTTGGGCTTGTAGGAGCATTTGTCGTGATTTTTATTTATTTTTTATTGCTCTTCAGAATTGTGATAGCAGCAAAAAAAGCCAGGACGATTTTTGCATCATTGTTGGTGATTGGAGTGGGTTTGCCGATCGTTTTTCAGGCAATTATTAATATGGCTGTGGCCAGTAATTTATTTCCAGTAACTGGGCAAACCTTGCCATTGATAAGTAGTGGGGGAACCTCTATTTGGATGACCTGTTTTGCTTTGGGGATGATTCTAAGTGTAAGTGCATCAAAAGATGAAACAGAAGAAACAATTTTGGATGACAATCCTTTAAATATATTACATGAAACCCTATAA
- the murG gene encoding undecaprenyldiphospho-muramoylpentapeptide beta-N-acetylglucosaminyltransferase: MEQQINILISGGGTGGHIYPAIAIANELKLRYPEANFLFVGAKDKMEMEKVPQAGYAIEGLWISGIQRKKVLQNLSFPFKLISSLFRARTLIKKFKPTVAIGTGGFASGPTLYMARLMGVPTLIQEQNSYPGITNKLLGKKADKICVAYNNLERFFPASKILKTGNPVRQDLLSIYSKKEEGKDFFNLNNSQKTVLVLGGSLGARRINQLIESQLSFFDSQQVQVLWQCGKLYVDEYKKYNENKSVQVHAYLNRMDLAYAAADFIISRAGASSVSELCIVGKPTIFIPSPNVAEDHQTKNAQAIEDKHGAITIKEAELSNFPIVFETLLKDKGKQESLSENIHELALPNATSDIVNEIEKLIKK, from the coding sequence ATGGAACAACAAATTAACATTTTGATTAGCGGTGGTGGTACAGGAGGACATATCTATCCTGCAATTGCCATTGCCAATGAATTAAAGTTGAGGTATCCTGAAGCTAATTTTCTATTTGTCGGAGCTAAAGATAAAATGGAAATGGAAAAAGTTCCGCAGGCAGGTTATGCTATTGAAGGTTTGTGGATCTCTGGAATCCAACGCAAAAAAGTACTTCAAAACCTATCGTTTCCATTTAAGCTAATCAGTAGTTTGTTTAGAGCGAGAACGCTAATTAAAAAGTTTAAACCTACCGTTGCAATTGGGACAGGTGGTTTTGCAAGTGGTCCGACATTGTATATGGCGCGACTTATGGGAGTTCCAACGCTGATTCAAGAACAGAACTCATATCCAGGAATCACCAATAAACTCTTGGGTAAAAAAGCAGACAAAATCTGTGTTGCTTACAATAACTTAGAGCGTTTTTTTCCAGCAAGCAAAATTCTTAAAACGGGGAATCCTGTTCGGCAAGATTTACTGTCAATTTACAGTAAAAAAGAAGAAGGAAAAGACTTTTTTAATTTAAACAATAGCCAAAAAACAGTCCTGGTTTTGGGAGGCAGTTTAGGGGCTCGTAGAATCAATCAATTAATAGAGAGTCAGTTGAGTTTTTTTGATAGTCAGCAGGTGCAAGTTCTTTGGCAGTGTGGTAAATTGTATGTGGATGAGTATAAAAAATACAATGAAAATAAATCTGTGCAGGTACACGCGTATTTAAATAGAATGGATTTGGCTTATGCAGCAGCAGATTTTATCATTTCGAGGGCTGGAGCAAGTTCTGTTTCAGAATTGTGTATTGTTGGGAAGCCTACAATTTTTATTCCATCTCCAAATGTGGCAGAGGATCATCAGACTAAAAATGCTCAGGCAATAGAAGACAAGCATGGGGCAATAACAATTAAAGAAGCAGAATTGAGCAATTTTCCAATTGTTTTTGAAACGCTGTTAAAAGACAAAGGAAAGCAAGAGAGTTTAAGTGAAAATATTCATGAGCTGGCTTTGCCAAATGCGACCAGTGATATTGTGAATGAAATTGAAAAATTAATTAAAAAATAA
- the murC gene encoding UDP-N-acetylmuramate--L-alanine ligase: MNLKNIHNVYFIGAGGIGMSALARYFAAQGKQVAGYDKTSSEITESLALLGVKIHFDDAVANIPISFLDSKETLVVYTPAISKDNLELGYFMSMGYAVLKRSEVLGIITKNSFCLAVAGTHGKTTTSSILGHIMQPSGATAFLGGISENYQSNLILGADKLSVVEADEFDRSFLQLAPNIACITSMDADHLDIYKNPEALNTSFVDFSNKVTDTLIVAKGLPIKGLTYAIDEESDYRAFHVRIENGAYVFDVQTPTELICDVTFYLPGRHNIMNALAALAMADVYGIPLQQIKASLASFKGVRRRFSYAIKTDDLVLIDDYAHHPTEIKAVAKAVRELYPEEKVTCVFQPHLFSRTRDFIDDFAIALSQFDKLLLLDIYPAREEPIAGVNSDWLLEKVSLNDKKIVAKKDLLPELKKDDSKIVVMLGAGDIGVLITEAANALQKKEII, encoded by the coding sequence ATGAATTTAAAAAACATCCATAATGTTTATTTTATCGGTGCAGGCGGCATTGGCATGAGTGCCCTTGCTCGTTATTTTGCTGCGCAGGGAAAACAAGTTGCGGGTTATGATAAAACAAGTTCAGAAATCACAGAATCTTTAGCGCTTTTAGGGGTTAAAATCCATTTTGATGATGCAGTAGCCAATATTCCAATTTCTTTTCTAGATAGCAAAGAAACTTTGGTAGTGTATACGCCTGCAATTTCAAAAGACAATCTTGAATTGGGTTATTTTATGTCGATGGGATACGCTGTTTTAAAGCGATCAGAAGTCCTTGGGATTATTACAAAGAACTCATTTTGTTTGGCTGTAGCTGGGACTCACGGAAAGACCACTACCTCTTCTATTTTAGGGCATATTATGCAGCCGAGTGGTGCAACTGCTTTTTTAGGAGGTATATCTGAAAATTATCAATCAAATTTAATTTTGGGGGCAGATAAGCTCAGTGTGGTTGAGGCAGATGAGTTTGATCGTTCATTTTTACAATTGGCGCCAAACATTGCTTGTATAACGTCTATGGATGCCGATCATCTGGATATTTATAAAAATCCAGAAGCCTTAAATACATCTTTTGTAGATTTTTCAAACAAAGTAACAGATACCTTAATCGTTGCAAAAGGATTGCCAATTAAAGGTTTAACCTATGCTATTGATGAAGAATCTGATTACAGAGCTTTTCATGTGCGAATCGAAAATGGGGCTTATGTATTTGATGTACAAACACCAACAGAATTAATTTGCGATGTTACGTTTTATTTGCCGGGTAGGCACAATATAATGAATGCTCTAGCCGCTTTGGCCATGGCAGATGTTTATGGTATTCCTCTACAGCAAATTAAAGCTTCTTTAGCAAGTTTTAAGGGGGTAAGAAGAAGGTTCTCATATGCAATCAAAACGGATGATTTGGTTTTGATTGATGATTATGCACATCATCCAACAGAAATAAAAGCCGTTGCTAAAGCAGTGCGAGAACTGTACCCAGAAGAAAAAGTAACCTGTGTTTTTCAGCCTCACTTATTTAGCAGAACCAGAGATTTTATTGATGATTTTGCAATCGCTTTATCTCAATTTGACAAGCTTTTGTTATTGGATATTTATCCAGCAAGAGAAGAGCCAATAGCGGGCGTAAATTCAGATTGGTTATTAGAGAAAGTTAGTTTGAATGATAAAAAAATAGTGGCTAAAAAAGATCTTTTGCCAGAGTTGAAAAAAGACGATTCAAAGATAGTAGTGATGCTTGGAGCAGGAGATATAGGTGTTTTAATTACAGAAGCTGCGAATGCGCTTCAAAAAAAAGAAATAATCTAG
- a CDS encoding cell division protein FtsQ/DivIB has protein sequence MKKALSYIVFVLLFTSLIFLFGFSSRRNSEKKVKQISIEFADGFKEFLTQEMVDKLLIQNQEPVQNKAKSIIDLQEIEHTVVSNPFIESASVYLTIDGLLKARVKQRTPIARVYSGGDMYYLDKEGVRVPLSNHYSARVLLVTGQFEAEDDQEIKSFVQRILADDFLKKEIIGLHKTQKNEWVLDTRIGNQKIEFGSLERISVKFKKLKAFYNTTFEDQTINKYRTINLKYHNQVVCTK, from the coding sequence ATGAAAAAGGCTTTAAGTTATATTGTTTTTGTCTTGCTTTTTACAAGTTTGATTTTTTTGTTCGGCTTTTCTTCTCGAAGAAATTCAGAAAAGAAAGTGAAGCAAATTTCGATTGAATTTGCAGATGGATTTAAAGAATTTTTAACTCAAGAAATGGTTGATAAATTGTTAATACAAAATCAGGAACCTGTTCAAAACAAAGCAAAATCTATCATAGATTTACAAGAGATAGAACATACAGTAGTTTCTAACCCGTTTATTGAGAGCGCCAGTGTGTATTTAACAATCGATGGCTTGTTAAAAGCACGCGTAAAACAGCGCACTCCTATTGCTCGGGTTTATTCGGGTGGTGATATGTATTATCTTGATAAAGAAGGGGTGAGAGTGCCCTTGTCTAATCATTATTCTGCAAGAGTTCTTCTGGTAACAGGTCAATTTGAAGCAGAAGATGATCAAGAAATTAAAAGCTTTGTTCAGCGAATTTTAGCAGATGATTTTTTGAAAAAAGAAATCATAGGTCTGCATAAAACGCAGAAAAATGAGTGGGTGTTAGACACTCGAATCGGAAATCAAAAGATCGAGTTTGGCTCTTTAGAGAGAATTTCAGTAAAATTTAAAAAGCTAAAAGCGTTTTACAATACAACCTTTGAAGATCAAACGATCAATAAGTATCGAACAATAAATTTAAAATATCACAACCAAGTTGTGTGCACAAAATAA
- the ftsA gene encoding cell division protein FtsA, giving the protein MENNKISVGLDIGTTKIVAMIGRKNEYNKLEILGIGKAKSLGVKRGVVSNITQTIQSIQQAVEEAESVSGHKIEEVVVGIAGQHIRSLHHSDYITRENSDEVIDEADIDNLVNQVHKLVMLPGEEIIHVLPQEFKVDSQGEIKEPVGMYGGRLEANFHVVVGQVSSIRNIGRCVKSAGLDLFKITLEPLASAAAVLSQEEKEAGVALIDIGGGTTDLAIFKDGIIRHTAVIPFGGNVITEDIKEGCSIIEKQAELLKIKFGSAWPGENKETEIVSIPGLRGREPKEITLKNLSKIIHARVQEIIEHVYLEIKNYGHETAKGKLIGGIVLTGGGAQLKHLRQLVEYITGMDARIGYPNEHLAGDSDDALSSPAYATAVGLLMEGLEKGTKQQQEEDALKAAEEALAEEENELADTDQKEVEKQVSEEPSKPRGKSFFDKFTERFKDFLDNAE; this is encoded by the coding sequence ATGGAGAACAATAAAATATCAGTTGGTTTAGATATTGGAACAACCAAGATTGTTGCCATGATTGGACGTAAAAACGAGTACAACAAGTTAGAGATTTTGGGTATTGGTAAGGCTAAAAGCTTGGGTGTAAAACGTGGGGTAGTAAGTAATATTACCCAAACTATTCAATCAATACAGCAAGCTGTCGAGGAGGCAGAAAGTGTTTCTGGTCATAAAATTGAAGAGGTTGTGGTTGGAATTGCAGGACAGCATATCCGTAGTTTACATCACAGTGATTATATCACCAGAGAGAACTCAGATGAAGTTATTGATGAAGCTGATATAGATAATTTGGTTAATCAAGTACACAAATTAGTGATGTTGCCTGGAGAAGAAATAATCCATGTATTACCTCAGGAGTTTAAAGTAGATAGTCAGGGTGAAATTAAAGAACCAGTAGGGATGTATGGAGGCCGACTAGAGGCTAATTTCCATGTAGTAGTGGGGCAAGTTTCATCAATTCGAAATATTGGAAGATGTGTAAAAAGCGCAGGTTTAGATCTTTTTAAAATTACTCTAGAACCTTTGGCATCAGCCGCGGCTGTTTTGAGTCAAGAAGAAAAAGAAGCAGGTGTTGCTTTGATTGATATAGGAGGAGGAACTACAGATTTGGCTATTTTTAAAGATGGAATTATTAGACATACGGCTGTTATTCCATTTGGAGGAAATGTCATAACAGAAGATATTAAAGAGGGCTGTTCAATTATTGAAAAGCAAGCAGAATTGTTAAAGATTAAGTTTGGATCAGCTTGGCCAGGTGAAAATAAAGAAACAGAAATAGTTTCGATACCTGGATTGAGAGGTAGAGAGCCTAAAGAAATTACTTTAAAAAATCTCTCTAAAATAATTCATGCACGAGTTCAAGAAATTATTGAGCATGTTTATTTAGAAATTAAGAATTACGGACATGAAACCGCAAAAGGGAAACTTATTGGTGGGATTGTGTTAACTGGTGGTGGAGCGCAGCTAAAACACTTACGTCAATTAGTTGAGTATATTACTGGAATGGATGCTAGAATAGGTTATCCTAATGAACATTTGGCGGGAGATTCTGATGATGCTTTGTCTAGCCCAGCATATGCGACAGCAGTTGGATTGTTAATGGAAGGCTTAGAAAAAGGAACCAAGCAACAGCAAGAAGAAGATGCCTTAAAAGCAGCAGAAGAAGCTTTGGCTGAAGAAGAAAATGAACTTGCTGATACAGATCAAAAAGAAGTAGAAAAACAGGTGTCAGAAGAGCCTTCTAAACCTAGAGGGAAATCATTTTTTGACAAATTTACTGAGCGGTTTAAAGATTTTTTAGACAACGCTGAGTAA
- the ftsZ gene encoding cell division protein FtsZ translates to MSEEFDSISFDMPKSQSNAIKVIGVGGGGSNAVNHMFQQDIRGVDFVICNTDAQALENSPVPNKIQLGADLTSGLGAGANPEIGEKAAEESIKEIQQMLSTQTKMVFITAGMGGGTGTGAAPIIAKIAKDMDILTVGIVTMPFQFEGRMRSKQAQIGIDTLRDNVDSLIVINNNKLREVYGNLGFKAGFSKADEVLSTAARGIAEVITHHYKQNIDLHDAKTVLSNSGTAIMGSAKEDGKTRAKNAIIKALDSPLLNDNKITGAKNVLLLIVSGVNEVTLDEIGEINDHIQIEAGYDANIIMGIGEDDSLGDAISVTVVATGFAADQQGAITNTEVRKIIHTLEDEQKATYDFSETSVQKSSLLDEPISSLPTKEKIVHVLEEEVEEPREPLVATTAAIENIDVVFEEISVDTVSEDDFIITDAIPQVENTPEIKEEEPVQLQADLLFDLPLNSYEEIKAEPKEIKRFDLSIDDVNDIEVHDAIEIVAKKTEVVEKRYVLEDFDSQPTIGKSSTPKQTKELVLEEEEMNFEVKTKEVPNVNEIETISDEISPLSLTISELEKTAEMRKQKMKGFNYKFSDQVHKNIDEIERQPAYKRLGVDLDEVNSDLSKSRTTLSTDASDEVQLRSNNSFLHDNVD, encoded by the coding sequence ATGAGCGAAGAATTTGACAGCATTTCATTCGACATGCCAAAATCACAATCCAATGCCATTAAGGTAATTGGTGTCGGAGGTGGAGGTAGCAATGCCGTAAATCACATGTTCCAACAAGATATTAGAGGAGTAGATTTTGTGATTTGTAACACAGATGCCCAGGCCTTAGAAAATAGTCCAGTACCTAATAAAATTCAATTAGGAGCTGATCTAACTTCGGGATTAGGTGCGGGTGCAAATCCAGAAATTGGAGAAAAAGCAGCCGAAGAAAGCATAAAAGAGATTCAGCAAATGTTAAGCACTCAGACCAAGATGGTTTTTATCACTGCAGGAATGGGTGGAGGTACCGGTACAGGAGCTGCTCCAATTATTGCTAAAATAGCCAAAGACATGGATATTTTAACGGTAGGAATCGTTACCATGCCTTTTCAATTTGAAGGAAGAATGCGCTCAAAGCAAGCGCAAATTGGGATTGATACGCTTCGTGATAATGTAGATTCTTTAATCGTGATTAACAATAACAAACTAAGAGAAGTTTATGGAAATCTTGGTTTTAAAGCTGGTTTTTCTAAAGCAGATGAGGTCTTGTCAACCGCAGCTAGAGGAATTGCAGAAGTAATTACACATCACTATAAGCAAAATATAGATTTACACGATGCAAAGACAGTACTATCTAACAGTGGAACTGCTATTATGGGTTCTGCAAAAGAAGATGGTAAAACACGTGCTAAAAATGCGATTATCAAAGCCTTGGATTCTCCATTGTTAAATGACAATAAAATTACTGGTGCAAAGAATGTGCTGTTGTTGATTGTGTCTGGAGTAAATGAGGTTACCTTAGATGAAATAGGAGAAATTAATGACCACATCCAAATAGAAGCAGGTTATGATGCAAACATCATTATGGGTATTGGAGAGGATGATTCTCTTGGAGATGCCATTTCTGTTACTGTTGTGGCTACTGGTTTTGCAGCAGATCAACAAGGGGCGATTACCAATACAGAAGTTAGAAAAATTATTCATACACTAGAAGACGAGCAAAAAGCAACCTACGATTTTTCTGAGACTTCAGTTCAAAAATCCTCTTTATTAGATGAGCCGATTAGCAGTTTGCCAACCAAAGAGAAAATTGTACATGTATTAGAAGAAGAAGTTGAAGAGCCAAGAGAGCCTTTAGTTGCTACAACAGCAGCTATAGAAAATATTGATGTTGTTTTTGAAGAGATTTCTGTTGATACAGTATCAGAAGATGATTTTATTATCACAGATGCAATTCCGCAAGTAGAGAATACTCCTGAGATAAAGGAAGAGGAGCCTGTGCAATTGCAAGCAGATTTATTATTTGATTTGCCTTTAAATAGCTATGAAGAAATTAAGGCAGAGCCAAAAGAAATAAAACGCTTTGATTTGTCTATTGACGATGTAAATGATATTGAGGTGCACGATGCTATAGAAATAGTTGCCAAGAAAACTGAAGTAGTTGAAAAGCGTTATGTCTTAGAAGATTTTGACTCACAACCTACGATCGGAAAAAGTTCTACCCCAAAACAAACCAAAGAACTTGTTTTGGAAGAAGAAGAGATGAACTTTGAGGTAAAAACCAAAGAGGTTCCAAATGTAAATGAGATTGAAACAATTTCTGATGAGATCTCTCCTTTAAGTTTGACAATTTCTGAGTTAGAGAAGACTGCAGAAATGAGAAAGCAAAAAATGAAAGGATTTAACTATAAGTTTTCAGATCAGGTTCATAAGAATATTGATGAGATTGAGCGCCAACCAGCATATAAGAGATTGGGTGTAGATTTGGATGAGGTTAACTCTGATCTAAGCAAATCTAGAACCACGTTAAGTACTGATGCAAGTGATGAAGTTCAGTTAAGATCAAATAATTCTTTTTTACACGATAATGTAGATTAG
- a CDS encoding GatB/YqeY domain-containing protein, which produces MSLQTQLMDQMKTAMKAKDTVALQALRAVKSAILLAKTESGATEELTEEQELKILQKQVKQRKDSAAVYVEQGREDLAKPELEEAAIIEQFLPEALSEEAIEAVVIATIQKTGAEGMKDMGKVMGMVSKELAGQADGKTISTLVKKNLAS; this is translated from the coding sequence ATGAGTTTGCAAACCCAATTAATGGATCAAATGAAAACGGCAATGAAAGCCAAGGATACTGTTGCTTTACAAGCTTTGAGAGCTGTAAAGTCTGCTATTTTATTAGCAAAAACAGAGTCTGGTGCTACAGAAGAATTGACCGAAGAACAGGAGTTGAAAATTCTACAGAAACAAGTTAAACAAAGAAAGGATAGTGCAGCTGTATATGTAGAACAAGGTCGTGAAGACTTAGCTAAACCAGAATTGGAAGAAGCAGCTATTATCGAACAATTTTTACCAGAAGCACTTTCTGAAGAAGCTATTGAAGCAGTTGTAATTGCAACGATTCAAAAGACAGGTGCAGAAGGCATGAAAGATATGGGTAAAGTAATGGGTATGGTCTCTAAAGAATTAGCAGGACAAGCCGATGGAAAAACCATTTCTACCTTGGTTAAAAAGAATTTAGCCTCATAA
- a CDS encoding DUF2200 domain-containing protein: MKKHRIFTTSFAGVYPHYVEKAEKKGRTKEEVDLIICWLTGYDQEKLQKHLDAKTDFENFFDQCPQINTNVSKITGVICGHRVEEIEDPLMQKIRYLDKLIDELARGRKIEKILRG, translated from the coding sequence ATGAAAAAACATAGAATCTTCACCACCTCTTTTGCAGGTGTCTATCCTCACTATGTAGAAAAGGCCGAGAAAAAGGGTCGAACTAAAGAAGAAGTAGATTTAATTATTTGCTGGCTTACTGGTTACGATCAAGAGAAGCTGCAAAAACATTTAGATGCAAAAACTGATTTTGAAAACTTCTTTGATCAGTGTCCTCAAATCAATACGAATGTGTCTAAAATAACGGGGGTGATTTGTGGCCACCGGGTAGAAGAAATAGAAGATCCTTTAATGCAAAAGATTCGATATCTAGACAAACTTATTGATGAATTGGCTAGAGGAAGAAAAATAGAGAAGATTTTAAGGGGTTAA
- a CDS encoding ChaN family lipoprotein, whose protein sequence is MQRILYTSILLLTFMSSSFAQDKPAYQLFNQKGKQVKYQKMIKDLAKNDMVFFGEYHTNPISHWLQIEMAKSFHELKGEKLFFGAEMFESGNQLVLNEYLAGFYDESKMLPEITQLWGNYQTDYKPLVEFAKEKQLRFIATNIPRRYAAMINKKGMGALKELSPEALALIGPDLENLFDPTVKAYAEMASKMGGHVPPNMLNIQTAQAAKDATMAYFSLKNFSEGDLLLHFEGSYHSNYNQGIIWWINKIKPGLKIGSITTVMQAEWDKMTDEEKATISNYTIVVADSMTQTKR, encoded by the coding sequence ATGCAGCGTATTCTATACACAAGTATCCTACTATTGACTTTTATGAGCTCATCTTTTGCTCAAGACAAACCGGCCTATCAATTGTTCAATCAAAAAGGAAAGCAAGTTAAATACCAAAAAATGATTAAAGATCTTGCTAAAAATGACATGGTCTTTTTTGGGGAATACCACACCAACCCAATTTCTCATTGGTTGCAGATAGAAATGGCCAAAAGTTTTCACGAACTAAAAGGAGAGAAATTATTTTTTGGTGCAGAAATGTTTGAAAGCGGCAATCAATTAGTTTTAAATGAATACTTAGCTGGCTTTTACGACGAAAGCAAAATGCTTCCAGAAATCACCCAATTATGGGGGAATTATCAAACAGACTACAAACCTCTTGTTGAATTTGCTAAAGAAAAACAATTGCGTTTTATCGCAACGAATATCCCGAGAAGGTATGCTGCCATGATCAATAAAAAAGGAATGGGTGCCTTAAAAGAATTAAGCCCAGAAGCATTGGCTTTAATTGGTCCAGACTTAGAAAATCTTTTTGATCCAACAGTAAAAGCCTATGCAGAAATGGCTAGCAAAATGGGAGGTCATGTACCACCAAACATGTTAAACATTCAAACGGCACAAGCTGCAAAAGACGCTACTATGGCTTATTTTTCATTAAAGAATTTTAGCGAAGGAGATTTATTATTACATTTTGAAGGTTCTTACCATTCTAATTACAATCAAGGAATCATCTGGTGGATTAACAAAATAAAACCTGGCTTAAAAATAGGATCAATAACAACAGTAATGCAAGCAGAGTGGGATAAAATGACCGATGAAGAAAAAGCAACAATCTCAAATTACACCATTGTAGTTGCAGACTCAATGACACAGACAAAAAGATAA